TGCCAGGCCAGAACTTCTGCCGTTTTGAAGTGGCCACGTGCTCTATCAACCACCGACCGTCTGTCTGCTCCGACAGTCGACCTGGACTAGTCCATGAGCGCAGTTTAATATGTCCACCGGTAACTCTCCCATATGGGTCTACTCCTTCAGGTACCGAGGAGCATTCTAGCAGCTCACAGGACGTCCTTCCTAGGTAACCTAGGTGGCTGCCAAGGAAGCGCCTGACCTTCAAAGGATCTCGGAATGTAATGGGCCCCTCGATAGATGCCCAGCTGAAGCTGGGGGCACGGTACAGTGCAGGCCGTGGCGCAAGATGAGAAGTGCCAACCCAATACAAGGCTTCTGGGATATGGGAGGACCAAATTCCCCCGCGATACGTGTTTGTGGAGCTTTCCGTCGACATCATAGACGTCGATCCTGCGGATGCAATCCCAGAAAGGGCGGGAAGTCGGTCCATCTCGTACGTCATTGCCAGACGATTGAAGAACTCGAATATCATCCTCCAGGCCTCGTGAATGGTGTCGGGGTGATCGTCGGGTTTTGCCAGATCTCTGAGGCTACTAACGCTGGTAGTTGGGCCTTTTGACGTGTACGTTCTCGTCATGAGAGATATGAACCGCTTGCCCATCGTCTCAAATGGATAGTCTTTTGGTATTGTCCTCTGACGCTGGTTGAAACCTGGAAGAGGATTTTCCTGGACCTCGACCGGCGCCGCCAGGTATGCTGGCAAGCCATTATCTTGTTTTTGGGGTCATCTTCAAAGATGAAGACTTCTGTCCAGAATGCGCGCCGACACTCCCATGCCATCTGAGTTTTGCCGAAGTGAAGTACACGAGGGCTTACCAACCGCTCCTGGAACGCCCACGCCCGCGTAAGCAATGGGTATCCTGTCAGAGTTTGGTCAGAGCTTGAGATGCCGTATGGCGAGATGCCGCGAATGTCATCTGGTGGGGTCAGGGCAAACCAACAACGAAATCCGGCAATCTCGACACTCACCGGCGCCCATAGCTTTTCATCCTTGACAGTTCGGCCGGACCAGTGGTAAGGAATCTCATGAAAGCCTGCGAAACAGCCGCAGTCACCATCAGCAGACCCAGTAGCCGCCAATGTGAGGAAGGAGTTCTGGTATATGCTTGCCATCTTGCTAGATCCACGTTCCCAGTCGCTCTTGTCATCCTGTATGATGCAAAGACTATCGATCCAGAGGTAGCCTACTCCAAGACGGCGAGTTATCATGACTGCATCTCTGAATGTCCTTGGAAGCCTTCCGAGGGAAAAGCCCTGACGCCATCCTTTCACATTTTTCAACGTTGCTTTAGCCTGCTGGGTTGTTGTCCGACCCCAGCAATGACTTAGTGCCAGATAATCGGGAAGGGTGTGGCTTTTGGACGACACAATGTCTTTGGCGTCAACTAATCGTATCATGTCCTCAGCCACCGCTtattcccctcctcccccttcaccctctcgatatccaaaacccccctcaacctcccataTTTTAAagctcccatcaccacccaccctcatcaaccgccctccttctcatccccccttcctcgtgaaacacccccatccccagtAGCTGTCCCATCTGAACCTCCTTTCCCATCTGAACCGCCCCCATCTGTCTCCCCTCTCCAATTATCCCCCGTagaacccccccccccgttCTTCTGGTCCTCTCCGACTCCTTCTACTTTCTCTCCCACTcagcctccctcgccgccgtaAGTTTCGCGAGCGCGTCCACGATCCTCTACCTGCTTtcggagttggtggtggtggaatcGAGTTTCTCTGACATTGTGCTTGCTGATACAaagtaggtggtggtggtcaaaaTTGGGGTTTAGTTAGGGCCTGCCGACTTTGGATGATGGGCGTGGTTGGTATAAGGGATGTCTTGACAGGGGATGAACGGAGAGAACCCCCACACCCTTGTATTCCATCaggcttggtgttgtttgactTGTAGCAGTGTTCCTTGACTGACTCAAAAAGAGTCCTGAACAAAATCACTCCCATGACCAGACCAGACAACCATGTTGCAATCACCGTCTTTCTTGTCTATTCACAAACCACAAACATATCCTACCTGACCAACATCCGAAGAAAGAATTCGCTCAATTACATGTCAACAATACACACCCGAAAGGTAATAACActaaccacacacacacacacaaaagcCCCAATCTTCCCTCCCTTTTGTCCCTGTAAAATCCATCCCTTTCCCTGAGCGCTCAACAGCAAAATGACAACAACGCCCTATTTTTGGTCTTTCATAGGACCCGTCCTACAatgacaccaccacacccaatcccaccaccaacaatcctccctcacaaaagacaaaagagaTCCCTTTCATATCCTCACTCTTTTCCTCTCACCTCTATCCTCTTCCTTACAAAAGCACCATACCAGCACCAACGCCCATAGCAACAACCACATACGCCCCGACAGCCAAGTCACCAATCGTAAACAGGTGCTTCATGGGGATAGGCACGGCAATATTCTTGCTCGTCTCTGACCCACCCTGGGTGTTGCTAGCAGCCTCACTGGCCTCAGCTAGGCTAGCCTTGCACCGGTCATCAGCCTCGGCCGCCTGGATGGTGGCCTGCCCCTTGAACTCGCAAGCGCCGCTGGCCTGGTTCTGGGAGTTGTAGTACTCGTTGAGAATATACCCCAACTTCTGCTTATCTCCGCACATGGAGAAGGGTCCGTACACGCCCGAGGTGACATTGCCGTTGATGCCGTCGCACGCCTCGGGAGTCTGGTCGCAGACATAGTTGAAGATCTTGCCAAAGTCGGTGGTCTTGAGGTTGTCTGAAGGAACGCAGGTCAAGGACTTGTACATGCACTCGCAAAGGTCGTTGTTGGGGGTAGGGGGCAAGCGGTCGCCGCTGACGACCCACTTGGAGTTGACCGTGGGgcaggcggcgggggagttggtgggaTTGTAGGCGTCCATCTGGGTGGGCGAAGGGCGAACGGACGCCATGGCGGTCGAGAGAGTGTCAAAGTCCTTCAACTTGGAGGCGGTGCTGCCCTTGATTTGGACCAGACCTAAATGAAAAATTAGCACAGGCATGTCACAAATAAGGGGTGCGCAGAAATACCGTAGTCATTCTCCTCCTGGTGGTACATGTAAACAATGCCGCCGCTAATAACGCCAGTCATTTTATCAGAGTAGAGGGCAGTAGTCTCCTCCCAGATACGACCCTCAGCACCGTGGGGAATGTTGCAGCCATATTCGGCAAAGAAGACAGGCACCGAGTACCCCTTGAAGAACTCGACCTGCTTATCATAGCCCGAATCCGTGAAAGAGCTCTCGCCGCACCACGAGTAGATGTTGTATCCCCAGTAATCGATGGCCTCGCTCTGGTTGCCGCAGTTGAAGTACTTGGCAATGTTTTCACGGATATCGGCGTCATCGTTGGCAGCATAGCCAACGCCCAACCAgcgcttggtggtggccttGATGTGGTTCTTGGTGTCGCGGACAGCGGCCTTGACGTAGGCAGAAGCATCAGTATTGGTGGCATTGTTGGTGACCTCGTTACCAGCGAAGAAGCCGATCACGTTGCTGTACCCGCTCAGGGCGTCGACGACATCAGTGTATCGCTTGAGCAACTCGACGTCCCACTTGGGGTCGTCGCGGTTGACCGACAAGCTTGGCTCGCTAAGATCGCTGATGACATAGATGCCGGCGTCGTCGAGAAGCTTCATGCACTCGTCGTGGTTCTTGGTTGGGTCAATGGCATAGGTACGGATGGTGTTGGTACGGAGTTGCTTGAGAAGGGGGACGTCGCGTCTACAGCTGGTGGGATCGGCAAGAGGGTCGCTGTACTTGGAGCTGCCGGTGGACTGGCCGGAGGCGGCGCTGTCTTGCTGGTAAGCAACACCCTTCATGAAGAATTGGGTGCCATTTTCGTAGAAGAATTTGGACCCCTATGGAGGAAATGGTCAGTGAGAAGAGCCATTGGAGGCGGCGCAAAGGTGAGGTGCAGACTGTCGCGACTACACACCTTCATGACAATGGGAGGAAGTTCAGCGGCCGCCTGCCCTAGTAGTAGGGAGGCGGAAACGAGAGATGTTTTGGAGAATCGCATTGTGGTGATGTTCTGGTTGTGGTTGCGACAAGCGCGCAGTGTGAGCCTGTTGATGGATTGTCTGTTTTGATGTGGATGTAGTTGTCGGGGCGGTTGGAATGACGTCTGAGACGGATTGATTCACTTGGCGCACGCTGTCTCTGCTGGCAAAGAAAAATCCGGAAAAGTGAAGAAGATGTTGTGTTCAACGAAAGTCAGAATGAAGCAGAGGGGGGCCCCGTAACGAATGGCACTGAAACAAGCAACAAGAATGCAGTTCCCTCTGCGATATTAAACAATTTGCAACTGAAACGATGGTAAGAAATGTGCCAGAAGTTGACTGGAGgaaggaaagagagagaaagatTGACGGCAACACGGAGGACGAGTCGAGGGCAGGACAGTATCAAAAatgggcagcagcggcgggcGGGAGCAAGGCACTGGGTCCAATCATGTCAATTTGGCCCCATCCCAACTCCACTGGCACTGACAGCGACCGATAATAGCTCGCGGCCGGGCTGTGTTCGGGTACACGGCGAAGATGGAGGGTGGGATATCGGGGTACTTGGAGACAGACCAGTCAATGCATAATCCCGACAAGTACACAGCTACCAAACCCAATGGTTCCATCATAATTTCGTTTCATCAGCTTGCGCTGTGACTGCTATCTAACGGCAGGGTTCTCCTTTTGCAGGCGCGCAGCTCGTGTTCCCTGTGCCGGGTGTTCCGCGTGGCAAGCAATGGCTGGAGAGCGATATTCACAAGAGCGTCGTCAGAGGTTTCGCGAAAAACCCCTTGTTTGCAGCATCTGGCGAGATCGTCGAGGGCTTTTCTTGGAAATGCTTGAGAGGTCTTGGAAAATGCTTGGTTGGTGAAACAAGACTTTCGCCTTCATCTTGGCTCCTGCTTGGCGGTCTGGGCAACATCCTGGGCATGGTGCTCCGCTCTGGCCTTTTGCAACGCCTTCGGTTGGCAGCTCATCTCCGGCTCCATGCCATGTGCCATGCCACCGCAGGAAAAAGGGGAGCAGAAGGCCGATGGCGCGTTGGTTCGATCGAGAGGCACAGCTGCATGAAAATCTATATGCAAACGAATGGGACGATCTGAGGAGATTGATTCTTCGTGGGGCCTTCAGAGGCACAGAGGCCGTTCGGATAACCCTCTGGGGTGTTCTTCCGCTCACCAAGCTGTCTTGAACTTGATGAAAACTAGGTTGTCATCGACATGACATTCTCCTCTCAAAtcttgcttttgcttttctATGGCTTGCAGTTTTCTGCGCATCTTGGCGCCGAGCCGGCCCCGCGCTCTCAGCGCTTGGCAGCCGCCTGGGCGTTGACGTCCTGACATCTCCCGTTTGTTGACGTTTCCGCTTGGATCCCAATTGCAGCAATATCATGTTCAACGCTCAGTGAGCTTGTttatttgtttgtttggtatCGCCACCTTCAATCTCCACCATCGGCATCATGTTGTCCAGAGACACGAGCCGGGGAACAGAGTTGCTGTCTTCTTCTACTCATCACATCAATAGTTCCTTTCTGGCCACGGGTAATCTGCTGCCATGAAGCCCCTGTCCGCCCTTCCATCTCTGACATCTGGCCTGGCCATATCCAATCCACAATCTACCATCAAATCCCACCGCCACAACCCTGACGTATGTCCAATGCCTTGTTCTGTTGGTCtgccactccctcctccgcttgCCCGTTCGTTTTTCCTTGGGTTCGATCGTCAAGATACCTGCACAATAAAGACGAGATGTCAGCTTCATGCAATTGAAGAAAAGCTCAAAGAAAGCAGACGTGGATCAGGGTAAGCCCCACAGCCATCTTGATATTTTCTCTTCGGTTTACTTTGCAACATGTGAACCATGTCTTCTCACAAATTTGGCATGGTTCTTCCGGAAAGCAAGCTCGGTGCAGTTTCTTTTATAATCAATAACATAGCCGTGAAACAATAAGCGCAAAGACCAAACGAGAAAAAGCTCTTGCCTGGAAGGGTGTTGTGTTGCTGGTCCCCATGCCGAGTGGGTTGTCTTCAGGAGGGAATGTGAAAGGAAGACGCGGAATGGGAGGCTGTTAACCCGGAAGTCAAGGAAACTCTGCAGATGCAAGGAGCTCAAGTCAGCAAAACAACTCAAACCACCCAAGAACTGGATAGGGGAAGTGAAGGTAAGCAACATCAGAACACCGATGCAAAAGCATCATCGGTACGCCAGGTTGGCGTGACCTTAATCTCTTGAGAAGTACCATCATGGAACCCGAAggatggagggtgttgagatcGGGGGGTGTCCTACCTGCTTGTGGTGTTTCTAGCGTGTGGGAAGCTCGTCGGGATCTGTCAGAGACCCGAAAGGTTAACAAAGCCGTCAAGCAAACCAGCTTGAAGGTGCAGCCAGAAAAGAGGGCTCCCTCAGAGCGACAAGTGTTGTTTCATGATCACCTCTGTGTGGTGTGATGCTCAAATGGAATGAGTACACGTATATGAGTGTGTCATCATGAATGTCGGAGGCATGGCGGtaagggaagggggtggtgttctCACATTTGAAGGGAGTTCTGTCTCGTAGATAGACACGTGGGCATCGATCTCGGCTTCATCTGCTTTGGCAACAGACACCAGGGGTTAGTAAAGTAATCTTCTCAAATTGTGCTGGGTGTGCAATCAGGAGAGACAGGTCAGTCAAGATAAACTGTGCTTATAAATGAACATCATGTGCACGCCAATGAAGGGTGGTTGTTCAGTCTTGATTTTCTCATCATGAGAGCCTTGGTGAGTGAAGGAGAGAAGTAAGGACTTACTCGGTCGGTTTCTTGCCTGGGGCTCGTCTATGTATGCTGCTCAAGATCCACCAAGTTGTTAGCATGGCTctcttggggttgggaggggccGGGAGAAGATACTTGCCTTGCTGCTGAACTCACTTCAATCTACTGAGGCACCAATGACCAAGGTAGGTAGTCAGTGCTGAAACACCAAAAGTTAGCAAGGCTCCAAAGCCAAGAATGAAAAGAGGCGGGTGAAGATGGCTCTGTCAGATCTACTGCGAACGGTAATCATGGCATGCCCACCAGCAACGGGCGTGATGCTCAGAGAGCGATTCGTGTCATCATAGGAGCCGGGGTTGGATATGTGCTTGGCAGTGGTCTTGGTAGTGTCATGACACTTACTTGTTGAGGGAGCGCGAGATCAAAAGGGGTTGGTCTGTCAAAACACCAGATGTCAGCAGGatcgtcaaagtcaaacGTCATAAAAGACGGGAAGAGATATCTCTGTCAGATCAAGTCCATGTAATCATGTTGTTACCACCGAGAATGGGTGGTATGTTCAGTACAACCCTGTTTGGTCATCACACAAGCCGGGGTTGGGAGTGTGCCGGAAGGAGTGCCAGGGGCATGACACTTACTCGGTGAGAGAGACTGGTGGGAGAGACTGGTGGGAGAGACTGGTGGGAGAGACTGGTGGGAGAGACTGGTGGGAGAGACTGGTGGGAGAGACTGCTGAGAGAACTTGATGTCATGAGGATGTTCATCTGTCCAAGAAACACAGGTTAGCAAGATCTCCGTCAAGAATAGCTAGGtgaggaaaagagaaaggcgTTCAGTCAGATGAAAACTACATATTTTGGGAGTCCATCTTCTCCACACCAATGCTGGGGGTGAGTTGACAAAGTTTTTATCATCATGGTCACTGTGAAATGATCACAACGAGAAAGAAGCCAACGCATTCGCTGCTCACCTTTTTGGTatgatgatgtggatgggaGGTTGGGATGTTTGGGTGCCTGGCATGTTGCAAATTAGCTCTGTACCAAAGCCAGGAAGGTCAAGAACAATGAAGAGGAAGTGTAATTGACTGTGTCAGAGAAACGAGTAGAAGTGTCAATCATATGGGTTGGAATTACCCAGAGCTCTCAATGTTCAATGTGTTTTAATCAtcatggtgttggtgtcaaATGATGCTGCGAAGGAAGACTTACCGGCTTCTGGCCATGGTAGCCGTAGTGTCTGAACTCCGAGTATCTGTGTTGTTCCATGGCCGGCTGTGTCATCAAGTTGATGTGATCAGGTAAAGAGGCTATGATGTCAAGAGATCATTCAGATGAAAAAAAGTACGACTCGTCGAGAACATCATGGTGTGATGGTCAGAACAAAATGTCATCATTCAAGCtggggtgttgaggggcATTGAAACCAAGGGAGTGGATCCTACTTCTTGCTGtgatcgtcatcatcgtcgtcttcggCTATGTTTGGACCACGGCAGTCAGCTCTCTGACCAAAGACATCATGTCAACAGGAATAAGGGCGGGGCGACCTCCTCAGAGCAAGCAAGTAGAAATCAACTCATGCCCGTGTCGGGGCAGTGATCATGAAGCGAGTGTTGTCATCATGATGGCCGCTAGAAGTGTGTAGGTGAGAATAGTGATGTGAGATACTGACCTGATGAGCATGGCAGCAGGGTTGGAGATCCAGAGCTATCATTTCCTTGTTGATTCGGAAGCGTCGCTGGCATCAGGTGGAGGCTCGAAGTGTAGAGGCGTGGTACCCTAGGGTTTGTCTCGAATCTGAATAGAAATATGTCAGCGTATGAACCCAACAGCAAACGAGCTACGATAGACATTGTAGAAGGAAGAGGGCTGTCAGATTGTTTGTTGATCTCAGGTGGCCTCAAAGAAGGTATGAGACCATCGGATACAGAGAAGATAATTAAACTCATCATGAAGCTGTGGAATAGAGACAAATCTTGGACTGGGATCACTTGCCTGCTCGGGTTTGTCTTGCCTCTTCATGTGCCAAATGACCATGACCGACATCGTCGGGAATTGACCTGTGCTTCGATCTGCTTGGGAAGGGAAGCAGTGAATCGTGACCGAAACAGTACTTGTCAGTAATCCACGCgaggtgaggatggtgtcgacTGTCTCCCTGGAGGGAGTCGAAGGATCATGTGGTTGGAAAACAATTGGTAGACTGTCACGAGAAAAAGTTAGCAGGTCAGATATCTCAAGAATCAATGGCTAATAGGAGAGGAGTGAGAAAAGGCTTGTCAGATCATGCTTGTGTGCTTCAAAGTCGGGAGACTTAGTCCCAAATCCCATTTCGGTCATCATGTTGGCTGCAATGTCTTGTAGTGCTGCGGTAGGTTTTCTCTTGACATACCGACTAAGGACATGGGAATAATGCCATCCAGGCATATGGGAAAACTTATGGTGATCAGATCGAGTCCTGATCAATGTGACGATGATCAGCCCATGGGTCTATTGGAAAGGCAAAGAGAAGATGGATAGACATACcaatggcgatgatgattAGGCGAGTACCTAGGACGATGGAGTTGCTCAGAGCGATCCAAATTGGTTGCTCGAGTACCGTAGTCCTGGTCTGACGAAATAAGAAAGAAGTTGCCCATGCCTACAAGGTCGAAGAAGACGATGGGGTGGACAAGCGAGGGGTCAAGAAATGGGGAGCCAGAGGCATGGGCCGGGGGGGTCTCGGCGAGGGGACAAGCTGCCGCATCCTTCCGGTTTTACAAGAAATCTCGATGCGGGTTCTCTTCAAATAGAAGACAGCGGAAAGCAACAGAGAATATGCCGATACATAGGCCTTCTCCCAATGTGGAAGGCGAGTTTTACGGCCATCTACAAGGAGAAAATCAGTAGGAATGAAAGGGGATAGGGAGTCGACGATCACGAAGGGCATGAAAAAGTATCATTGAACATAGAAATGCCTGATATGCGGATCATACTGAAATAGGGATCTCAGGGCCATGGAGTGACATCTTACGTAGAGTTACGAACCGAAATACCAAGGATTGATTACCTTATGGAAAATGAACAAATTGATCACGTCCAGCACCACTAGTTTGCAGCAGCTTCACCGGAATTGTCAACACAGGTATGTCGAAAGACCCCAGCTCCAATAACCTAGGATAGCGCTCAGATTCATGCAGAGAGAATCCGGTGTTAGCGAGGGCATTCCCTTCAAATACCCAGGCGGCTTTGCCATTTGCGAACAGCCCGAAAAAGAGGACGGCACTGTGTCAGTTGTTATGATGTTGATAGAAAAACCAAATCCACACGCCCTCCTATCAGGAAATATAAATGCTGTTCAGATGAGGCTAGTTAACTAGATCACTCATACATTAAGGACTTGGGCCTACGATGCGTGCCAAAGGGGTATAGCCCAGTTGCAACTTGTAATGACCCGCTTTGGTGGGCATTGAAGCTGCGTTCGATCATTTCAGACACATTAAAAACAACGTTAAACGACTATCGCAGCACATAGCCCCAGATCAAATTACATGCCCGTACAGTTGCCACCATACGCAGCCAACCCAGCCCCTTTTTTGCGCTCGGGCCATGTGAAGTAAACAAAGGAGCACTCAGGGGCTACGGCATGCTCGGGTTTGTCTACAGCTCCCAGTTCTAAAAATCGGC
The sequence above is a segment of the Podospora pseudocomata strain CBS 415.72m chromosome 2 map unlocalized CBS415.72m_2, whole genome shotgun sequence genome. Coding sequences within it:
- a CDS encoding uncharacterized protein (CAZy:CBM43; EggNog:ENOG503NX0F; COG:G; CAZy:GH72), with protein sequence MRFSKTSLVSASLLLGQAAAELPPIVMKGSKFFYENGTQFFMKGVAYQQDSAASGQSTGSSKYSDPLADPTSCRRDVPLLKQLRTNTIRTYAIDPTKNHDECMKLLDDAGIYVISDLSEPSLSVNRDDPKWDVELLKRYTDVVDALSGYSNVIGFFAGNEVTNNATNTDASAYVKAAVRDTKNHIKATTKRWLGVGYAANDDADIRENIAKYFNCGNQSEAIDYWGYNIYSWCGESSFTDSGYDKQVEFFKGYSVPVFFAEYGCNIPHGAEGRIWEETTALYSDKMTGVISGGIVYMYHQEENDYGLVQIKGSTASKLKDFDTLSTAMASVRPSPTQMDAYNPTNSPAACPTVNSKWVVSGDRLPPTPNNDLCECMYKSLTCVPSDNLKTTDFGKIFNYVCDQTPEACDGINGNVTSGVYGPFSMCGDKQKLGYILNEYYNSQNQASGACEFKGQATIQAAEADDRCKASLAEASEAASNTQGGSETSKNIAVPIPMKHLFTIGDLAVGAYVVVAMGVGAGMVLL